Below is a window of Rhipicephalus sanguineus isolate Rsan-2018 chromosome 9, BIME_Rsan_1.4, whole genome shotgun sequence DNA.
TAGAAAACGCAGTAATGTGTATTTTTGCAGCAGGTAAAAAAACGTTTTGTTTAGTAGGTAAATGTGGCGGCCGTGACGCATTTTGGCTACACACTGTCATTTTGTTGTGTGTTTTGTAAGTACATTAACACATTTTCGTTTATTTAGCTCTCGATATTACAACAAAAATGAACATGGCGCCTCCTAAATTTTCACTTCATTTGCGTTTCTCTTGCCTGGCAAAAAGTGACGACATCGCTCTACGCCAAAACAGCATTGCCTCCGGGACTGCAGTAGGAAGACAAAAGCTTTGTTTTGTCATCTGTTAACTTGAGTTTAATTGACAAAAATGGAATGCTTGAATGCCACCGACGGATCTGTGTTTTTTTGTTATTGATATCAAGCAAAAGCGCAAGTTGAGCTGCTATGCAAAATTAAAGTCCCTGGAGTTCAGAAAATCTAGACTATGctaaaaccaactcgcccaaaatttGGTGCTCTTGCAAGCGCATGTGTTCTCATCGCctccctctgtccttgtttttgcgcgctTAAGTGTTCTGTTAtgcaaaaccaactcgcccaaaaatccTGTGCTCTGAGCCAGCTGCTTTCGTTCGgaagcagatgatgatgatgataaagcgCCATTTGTTTGTGCTTAGGGGCttaggtagggtggctagaatggggaggtgtgctgagcgcagcacgtttcccttgccagagagggtccctctacgcgccgatgccgccaggggcgctgctgcaaggGGCGCTGCGTGGTACGGCCGCCGCCGTTGCAGATTACCGGAGGAAAGCCTAGCACTCGGCAATGTGGCGTCGTATTTTTCATCGTTCAAGTGGTGCTTATTGTTCGAGAGTCATGGATTTTTGAGGTGTGAGAATAATGCCCCATAAACCGAAGAAGAAAACTGGACGTtgttgcttcgttcctggctgcagCTCTGGGTACTGGTCGTCGACAGAAAAGGCATCTTTGCTCCGAGTACTGGCGTGGAAAGAGTTATATTTTAGAAGTAAGGtcgtgcgataccgagagctgaAAGGCAGCTGACAGAGAACTCAGCACAATGCGAGAAACATTTCGACGCAAGGCACGTAGaagggaacgacgttgggctagtttgtaTATTGCGTAGTCTGAAGTGAACGATAGCGCGTACAACGTGATATGTTGTACACTTTTATTCCTTAACTCGGGTGCATTTATTTTCAAAGGGGGTTAACCATAAGGAGgaaaagaaagccaagtgggctaaGACGATAGCTCATTGCAGAgttcaaataaacttgcttcgtgtacgaatgtgttttcttttcaagTAATATTTCAACTTGCCGACAAAACATGCACATGACGTTTTGACCAGCAGCTAGTGCATAGTAATGGGTACAAGTGCGAGAGCAGGCAATTTTTTAGCTATGTTCCCACCTTTCTAGAAATCTTCTTAGATTTTGACCCTTTATTGATTGTTTTGTGTTTGCCTTCGGGAGAACAGCTTAAAAGGGCTCTGCAAGTGTGTTGAGTAAAAGAACGGAACGCAATTATAATGTAATTACCAATATTACGCATAACATGGCCATCACGGCAATAGTTATAACTACCAATCCAACCATAGAAAATGGCTTCGCAGCATTATAGCtctgtaccaggggcgtagccaagagggagggggatgggggggggttcagccccccCCCGAAACCTTTAGTTTTGCACAtgtaaaaaaaacacgcacacatagaaacgcacgcacgaacatggttgaccccccccccccgaaaaacaattctggctaccccccccccccctctatacGTAGGCTGTGCGATGAGCTAGGATCCATGCGCTATCATTATTATTAGGTATATTATAGCCTAAAACCACCAAAAGTCGTGTCGTTTAAGAAGGTTGCATTTCAATTGAAGTATTATAACATTAAAAGTTATTCATTCAATGATTGtagttcattgcacaggcgcAGGTAAATGAGCAAGAATTAAGAAAGTTTCATGGGAAAATATTGATCTATTTAATAGCTTAGCTATGAGCTTTTTCGCAACAAAAACCTACTGGAAATCAAGTttcgagaaaaacaagaattaGATTTTCCAAACATATGTCATTTTCAATTTCAGTGTAGTCACAAAAAAAGGACCATAACTTTCGAACAGAACCAAATAGAAGCGTAATTTTTTGTGAACCACAATTTTGCATGTTCGTACATTTTTAGAACATCAAAAGTAAGAATTCACCTTTTTTTAAGAAAAAAGGACATACCTTAACAATGTGGATAAGCACTAAAAATGACTTGATTCAAGTTGCAGTGATACATAATGGCAATTGATAAAACGGCAGGACgcaagcggaaaaaaaaaaaagcctcggtGCTCAAACGTGACGCGCAGTGCTACTGGGCATGCAGCCTGCCACCGTGATAATGCATACTAGCCCTGTTTTTCAAATGAGGAGAGGAAGTCTACGCTTTATTAGCGCAATCGCTGAGGTAAAAAGACGATAAACGCTGCAAAGTGCGGCAcgcaaaaaatagcgcgagccatATTAATCGGACGCTAGCAAGGCTACGCTGCCACTGtagctttctttattgtgaggtatgaaaaagaaagaaaaaaaataaaaaaaaatagaaaaaaataaaataatataaaaataaaacctcggcctgcaccataataatatagctgTACGTTGTCTGCTCAAGAccacgcgcccctgcgtacaccgccccttgcggcatcggcgcaacttggggaccggtttccgcggccgcttttcacacctccccattctagccaccctagcttaGGGTCTGTGAAGTCGCACGGTCGTTGTGAAGTGTCGCGGTTACATTTTCTGAACGCTGTTCATCATCGACAAGTCTTCAGTTCTTTGATGCAGAGTCGTCCTTCATCAACCACAAGCGATGACGGGGTGCTGCGTGCCGCTTTGCACCGGAGGCACCTATAAAGGAAATAGGGTGTTTCGCTTCCCACGAGAGAAAAATCGCCGGAAGATATGGGAGCTGCAAGTGAAGCGCGACTGTTGGGAGGCCACAGACGCCAGCCGGATATGCGAAGTAAGAAATTCCACGTAGTCGACGTGCAGCGCAGTTAGAGTGACCTAGCTAGCGCAGTCCTATCCGGGCACACTACTCATTCATTTGTCCGTAGACCTCTCGCCCGCTTCCTCACGGACGTCACATCCGGGGCTCGTGCAAAGGGTGGCCGCCATTAGAGAGAACTGGCGTCGCGTTGCGCATGATCATCTGTGCTTCTGCCAAACCGATTATTTGTGGGCGCGTTTCTTTTTGCTGTACGGCGTTGCAATGCCGATGTGTGCGATGATCGGGTGCAACGCGAGGAGCAAGTCTTCCGTACAGAAGACGAACAGGGCTCCAGGAATCGGACTGCACTGCTTGCCGAAGGTTATAACTTGGCAGTGCGAACGCACCAAAGCGTTGTCGGAGGAGCGTCAGCGTCTTTGGCTCGCTCGCATTAACAGGAGGGACCTCGGGAGCCTGAATATCCGCGTGTGTGGTCGCCACTTCATTTCAGGCAAGCGACGCAATCACCTGTTGCAGCAGCATGCGGGCCATCGCGGCACGTGTTTTATTTCCGTGCGGGCCACACGGGCACTCGCGATCCGCGCATCGCAGCGGAACTAAGAGATGGTCGTTCACCGTCATATGTTTACGTTCAACGCGAGCTGAATGTCTGTTTGTCTTGTGCCACTTTTTAATTTGCACTTAATAGATACAGATCGgtatggggcgggggggggggaggcaaattTGCGCCATACACTTGCACATTCGGACCTgttccgtcattgtttaaagtgcagggTCCATGCAGGTTTTTGAAGATAATGGTGGCTGAAAGCCCCTGACATTGTATTGCACAAAGTGTTTTTTCCCATCTTTACCCCCAGAAAGCCGGGGGCCAAAGGCAGGCTGttatgagaagcatgtcatggcttcattttcatttttgcactcattgcgaagcttgttttcttacGGACTCGACCAATGGGGAGGTGTGACACTTCGCCCCCCTAATGAAAAACCCTGCGGATGCCTATGGAGATCGTGAGTGCCCGTTATGCTGTTGCTGCTTCAGTTGCAGTGGCAAGAATGCTGCAAGAGTGCTCAAAAATTACGTTTCAAACACAGCGGCACGCCAGTTTTACCAAGCTGAGACCGCGCGGCTTGCTAGCGGCAAGTTCGCTGATGTGGTCATAATTTGCAGGGAAGCCAGCGAAACTATTTGATGACACCAATCCGGACTGGGTGCCGAGCCTGCACTTAGGTTACAGCAACGGTGAAGGACCGGGTGTAAAAGGTCGTGGCAAGAGTGCCAAGGATCAGCAGGCGAGTTCATGCAAGGGACGGGGCGCCATGATTCatgaaaatttatatatatatgtatatatataaaatattatAGTATTTCCAGTGTACAAGAAATGTTAGGTTATCTTTATACCTTTACTGTGTACTTGGGcgacttttttattattttattacgtGCACAAGCACGTAAGTGTTGAAAGAAAAGTGCCACAAAGAAGTAAGAAAAGCAAAGAGGGACACACACGAGTGCTGCTCTTTGCTTTTGTTACTGTGCTGGGGCTACAAACTCTATAAAATGTACATTAACCAACTTGCCCACATCGTCGTTCTTCTATTAATTTAGTTGTATTGAGCACACCCAGTGCATCCTTGACAAATTGCACACGGATACCCTGTTGCACCATTTCACCCAATCATCATCACACCTGGACGCTGCAGTGTGCATGGGTTATTCAAGCAAACTAGTTGGGTTCTGGTTCACTGCTGGTATAAATCTCTCGCAGTGATGTAATCATGAATGTGCCTTTTTGAATGCTTTTTCGAGAAAAGCATTCATGGAAATGTGTCTACAACTCATCTCGATTTTACTATGCCATCGCATGATGTCGCTACATGTGTCCAGTGACCCTGTACTATACAACAACCGTTGCGTGTGCAGGAATACTGAACATGCTAAAACTTTCCACTTACTGCCCAGAAGTGGATTTTCACACCCACGGCAGCCGTGTCCCGATGAATTGCTCATTTTCACCAGGCCTCTAGATTGTTCAGAAAGAATGCCATTGTCAAAAAGCACATGATCATGTGTGCAAAATATTTTCAGACTTTCTTTCAAAGGGGAGGTCTGACTTTGAAATAGTGATTTATATTGCTAAAAAGGGACGGATGCTTACATTCAGCAATAATAACAAATCGTCCTAGTGAGCGTTCTAGCAATGCACTAACAGGGACGCAAACTTCATCACTTTGTCACGTGCTGTACACTGCACGGTAAAGTGCATACAAACTTCTAAGAGAGTGCAGTACTCTCGGATTGAGATGAGGCATCAAAACATTTAGTGTAACGATTGGTACTTGCATTACTTGGCCCTAAATTGTCGCTTTTCACTCGGTGAGCACTGTACGTTATGGTGGTGCGTGCATTGCGAAAtacttggaaagaaaaaaaaagagtgtgtgaAAAGACCGCCATGAGTCAGGATTTCCTGACATTGTTCTGCTTGTGTTCCcgtagatggggggggggggacttctgTTTACATTGCTGCTTGTAGTTTCTGAGTGCTTTGGACGTGCAGAGCGAAGTGACGCAACGCAGTAGCGACAAGAAACTGAACCCCTTATTACTTGGCACTTGGCCTGGAGTGTGGTTTATCGACGACGCTGCGCAGAGTTTCACATGTGGATGGCTCTTACTATCCTGTTCATTACCATCACCAGTCTGTTCCCAGAAGAATAATGCGTATTTCGTATACATGTGCCTTTTTTTCGTTTGCTTTTGACGTAACTTCGTTATTCTATTCGTGCAGTGCACTTCATCCAAGGCAGATAATCCATTCATTTCACGTTATCTCTTTGCTGCCAAGAATGCCAGGCAAACAAGGGACTAAAATTCACTTGCTGCAATTGACGTAAAAATTGATAACTTTGCTCTGCTTGAAACACATTGATGGGACGGCAGTGGTGCTGACACAACTGTTAATGATGACCGCGTTTGCAAGTGAAAAAATTAAATATTTTATCTGAACTTTGCGGTATTGCCTTGCTTGTTTTGAAGTGAACCGGATGCTCAAAAATCGGTCGTAATGGACATCTATTAAAGGAAAAGTTGCTTACTCTTGTGGACTTGTCGTTTCTATGCCTTGTTACAGCTGCACTTTGAGTCATCGCAGTTCGAACAACGTCGAGCGGATGGCTGGAGAAAGTTAAAGTACAGTGCCGTTCCCACGCTCTTTCCAGGCGACACAAAGGCATCCAAGCAGCAAACACAACAGGTAAGAGTAGCATCTCGTTACAACC
It encodes the following:
- the LOC119405639 gene encoding peroxynitrite isomerase THAP4, encoding MTGCCVPLCTGGTYKGNRVFRFPREKNRRKIWELQVKRDCWEATDASRICELHFESSQFEQRRADGWRKLKYSAVPTLFPGDTKASKQQTQQEMRSKRQGKRHKVNSEEPGTDDN